CCATGTCACGCAAGGCGAACGCTAGGCCGAGCCAGGGTAGGGCAGTCGCGTCTATCCGGGCATGCTGGCAAACCTGGTCGATCGCTCGGATCAGGGCGGGATGCTCGAGGGTCACCCGAGGCGTGCTGACGGCCATGGGCAGACTGTCGCGCCACGCGAGCGGATCGTGGTTGCCCAGCGCCGTCGTCCACTCTGCGAAGCGATCGAACAGGTCGATGGTGGTCGAACGCAGCGGCCGACCGGGAATCTGGAGCCCGCAACCCCAGGAAAATACGTCGATTTCATCGATCTCCGCGGACTGCAGGCAAAGTGCCTGGGCATAGCCGCTCCAGGCGGCGCGCCGGGTCCAGGCCGAAGCGACTGAACTGACCGTAAACCGGGCATCGAGCCGGCAAATCGCGGCTGTGCAAGAGGCTATAGCCGCGACCATCTTTGGGCTATAATCGGGGCCGAAGAAGGCGGGCATAGACCGGGTTGTCATGCCCAATTATGAACTGAAAGGGAATTTCAGTAAAGTATGCTCGAACACATAGTGGTGATAATGGATGCTTATCACTAGTCTATACATTCAAAGATGCGTCGGTTATCGCTGGGCACCATGAACGAACCGACCCTCCGCCGCGCCATTTCCGCAGACGTTCCCGAGATCCGGGCGCTGGTGCAGCGCGCCTATGCGCCGTGGCTCGCGGTGACACGGCGACCCCCACTGCCGCTGGTCGCCGATTATGGTCGCGCTGTTCGTAACCATCGCTTCGACCTGCTCGTCGACAGGGGGACACTTGTCGCGCTGATCGAAACCGTGCCGGAGGACGCTGAGCTTTTGATCATCAATGTCGCGGTCGACCCCGACCGGCAGCACCATGGGCTGGGGATCCGTCTGAT
The genomic region above belongs to Sphingobium aromaticiconvertens and contains:
- a CDS encoding GNAT family N-acetyltransferase, which produces MNEPTLRRAISADVPEIRALVQRAYAPWLAVTRRPPLPLVADYGRAVRNHRFDLLVDRGTLVALIETVPEDAELLIINVAVDPDRQHHGLGIRLMRHAEAVARAAGLQGARLYTNTLMAANIGLFERLGYTQERDVDHGGGMVAVHMVLRFAP